One genomic segment of Streptosporangium album includes these proteins:
- a CDS encoding recombinase family protein: protein MADLPASSVPPADRDADDVEHHPCPRCGVAAGSPCRSRSGAVAGTYHTGRFTKVGRLAKLLRVQTPADRGPGQPWRPGTPPPAPLATDAPTADIRIGYARCSSLTQELQSQLDALAAHGIDRDKIFSEKISTRVRVRPQFEAALTLARQIKAHAPHCRVILTVYEMKRLGRDAAELTALADHLVAHGLVLEMLGGPLAGLYDPSGPGRMLFAFFTAMAETEREAIREATLEGLDAAARKGNHGGRPAVITEDMLHTVLRRRAAGESVETIRADLIIPTGKRKGRNPSLASIYRALAEHDKAQAYPDAVAQAHSEFAELTTGT from the coding sequence GTGGCCGACCTCCCCGCATCCTCCGTGCCCCCTGCCGACCGCGACGCCGACGACGTCGAGCACCACCCGTGCCCGCGCTGCGGCGTGGCGGCGGGCTCGCCGTGCCGATCCCGTTCCGGCGCCGTCGCCGGGACCTACCACACCGGCCGCTTCACCAAGGTCGGCCGGCTGGCAAAGCTGCTGCGGGTACAGACCCCTGCCGATCGCGGTCCGGGACAGCCGTGGCGGCCCGGCACCCCGCCACCGGCCCCACTCGCCACGGATGCGCCCACCGCTGACATCCGGATCGGATACGCCCGTTGCAGCTCGCTGACCCAGGAACTGCAGTCACAGCTGGATGCCCTCGCGGCCCACGGCATCGATCGCGACAAGATCTTCTCCGAGAAGATCTCGACCCGGGTCCGGGTCCGCCCCCAGTTCGAGGCCGCGCTCACCCTGGCCCGCCAGATCAAGGCACACGCCCCGCACTGCCGCGTCATCCTGACCGTGTACGAAATGAAACGGCTCGGCCGCGACGCCGCCGAACTCACCGCACTGGCCGACCACCTGGTCGCGCACGGCCTGGTCCTGGAGATGCTCGGCGGGCCGCTGGCGGGCCTGTACGACCCATCCGGCCCAGGCCGGATGCTGTTCGCCTTCTTCACCGCGATGGCCGAAACCGAACGCGAAGCCATACGGGAGGCGACCCTGGAGGGCCTGGACGCCGCCGCCCGCAAGGGCAACCACGGCGGACGGCCCGCCGTCATCACCGAGGACATGCTGCACACCGTGCTGCGCCGCAGGGCCGCTGGCGAGTCCGTCGAGACCATCCGAGCCGACCTGATCATCCCCACCGGGAAACGCAAGGGCCGCAACCCCAGCCTGGCCAGCATCTACCGCGCCCTGGCCGAGCACGACAAGGCGCAGGCCTACCCCGACGCGGTCGCCCAGGCCCACTCAGAGTTCGCCGAGCTCACAACAGGAACCTGA
- a CDS encoding dihydrofolate reductase family protein — translation MRKLIFGMNLSLDGYIAAPGDDLGWSVPSDELFQWWSDRVGATGLALYGRKLWETMSSHWPTADQQPGATPAEIEYARRWRDMPKVVFSSTTSTVDWNTRLVTGDAVTEITRLKAEDGGPMDIGGATLAGAAMRAGLIDEYVLVTAPALLGGGTPFFTALDSWVNLNLVETRTFPGGVVLTRYETRR, via the coding sequence ATGCGGAAACTGATCTTCGGCATGAACCTGAGCCTGGACGGCTACATCGCCGCGCCCGGCGACGACCTCGGCTGGAGCGTACCGAGCGACGAGCTGTTCCAGTGGTGGTCCGACCGGGTGGGGGCGACCGGCCTGGCGCTGTACGGGCGCAAACTGTGGGAGACGATGAGCTCCCACTGGCCGACCGCCGACCAGCAGCCCGGCGCCACACCGGCGGAGATCGAGTACGCCCGCCGCTGGCGGGACATGCCGAAGGTGGTGTTCTCCTCGACGACCAGCACGGTCGACTGGAACACCCGCCTGGTCACCGGCGACGCGGTCACCGAGATCACCCGGCTCAAGGCCGAAGACGGCGGCCCGATGGACATCGGCGGCGCCACGCTCGCCGGGGCGGCCATGCGGGCCGGGCTGATCGACGAGTACGTGCTGGTCACCGCACCGGCCTTGCTGGGCGGCGGCACGCCGTTCTTCACGGCCCTGGACAGCTGGGTGAACCTGAACCTGGTGGAGACGCGGACGTTTCCCGGCGGCGTGGTGCTGACCCGATACGAGACGAGGCGATGA